Proteins encoded in a region of the Prunus persica cultivar Lovell chromosome G4, Prunus_persica_NCBIv2, whole genome shotgun sequence genome:
- the LOC18779290 gene encoding V-type proton ATPase subunit e1 translates to MGFVVTTLIFAMVGVIASLMVRICCGRGASANLLHLTLVITAVVCCWMMWAIVYVAQMKPLIVPILSEGE, encoded by the exons ATGGGTTTTGTGGTTACAACTCTAATCTTTGCAATGGTGGGCGTAATTGCTTCCCTTATGGTCAGAATCTGCTGCGGTAGAGGCGCTTCGGCCAATTT GCTCCATCTTACACTGGTGATCACAGCAGTAGTGTGCTGTTGGATGAT GTGGGCAATTGTATACGTTGCACAGATGAAACCACTCATTGTTCCAATCCTCAGTGAAGGAGAGTGA
- the LOC18780681 gene encoding acyl-CoA--sterol O-acyltransferase 1 has translation MEMEGEIGNFIKVWLSVFLSLFYCYAFGKFVPKGFPRLLLIIPVVALFLDLPLHLSTIHLGGTTAFFISWLANFKLLLFAFGKGPLCSDPSISLPRFVAVACLPIKIQQNPPPKTPQFQTSNHQNGHNSNTNGHATTKQNPAPKSPLNYALKGLLLALLIKVYDYKEHLHPNLIWVMYCFHIYFALEIILLMAAALARALLGLELEPQFNEPYLSSSLQDFWGRRWNIMVTSILRPTVYEPVVALSTRVVGRRWAPLPAVMGTFIVSAIMHELIFYYLGRLPPTWEISWFFLLHGLCLVVEIAVKKAIAKRKKFQVPRLVSGPLTVAFVTGTVFWLFFPPLLRCNADVRALGEYAAVGAFFKNAGRAFASRAMNTSRSNW, from the coding sequence ATGGAAATGGAGGGTGAGATTGGAAACTTCATTAAGGTATGGCTCTCGGTCTTCTTATCTCTCTTCTACTGCTATGCATTTGGTAAGTTTGTACCAAAAGGTTTTCCAAGACTCTTGCTCATAATTCCAGTTGTAGCCCTCTTCCTAGACCTTCCTCTTCACCTCTCCACCATCCATCTCGGAGGCACCACTGCTTTCTTCATTTCTTGGCTTGCCAACTTCAAGCTCTTGCTCTTCGCCTTTGGGAAAGGCCCTCTGTGCTCCGACCCTTCAATCTCTCTTCCCCGTTTTGTAGCCGTCGCTTGTTTACCCATCAAGATCCAACAAAACCCACCTCCAAAAACACCCCAATTCCAAAcctcaaatcatcaaaatgGCCACAACTCAAACACAAATGGGCatgcaacaacaaaacaaaacccagcTCCGAAATCCCCGTTGAACTACGCACTCAAAGGCCTGCTCTTGGCTCTGTTGATAAAGGTATATGACTACAAAGAGCACCTCCATCCAAACCTGATATGGGTCATGTATTGCTTCCACATATATTTTGCCCTAGAAATCATCCTCCTCATGGCTGCCGCGCTGGCTCGAGCCCTTCTGGGACTTGAGCTCGAGCCCCAATTCAACGAGCCCTACCTCTCCTCCTCCCTCCAAGACTTCTGGGGCAGACGATGGAACATTATGGTCACCAGCATCCTGCGCCCCACCGTGTACGAACCCGTCGTCGCGCTTTCGACACGGGTGGTAGGGCGCAGGTGGGCCCCGCTCCCTGCCGTGATGGGGACCTTCATAGTGTCGGCAATTATGCACGAGCTCATATTCTACTACCTGGGGCGGCTACCGCCCACGTGGGAGATCTCGTGGTTCTTCCTCCTCCACGGGCTGTGTTTGGTGGTTGAGATCGCCGTCAAGAAGGCGATTGCTAAACGGAAGAAGTTTCAGGTGCCGAGGTTGGTGTCTGGGCCTTTGACCGTTGCGTTCGTGACGGGAACCGTGTTTTGGCTCTTCTTTCCTCCGCTGCTGCGGTGTAATGCTGACGTGAGGGCTCTGGGGGAGTACGCGGCTGTTGGCGCGTTTTTCAAGAATGCCGGTCGTGCTTTTGCATCTAGAGCCATGAACACAAGCAGAAGCAACTGGTAG
- the LOC18780602 gene encoding acyl-CoA--sterol O-acyltransferase 1 encodes SLSLSLSLSLSQISLTTTNTIKKSNLSKQRKMEGEIPNFIMVWILAVASLSYCHTIGKLTSPGLTRLLAILPVISFFFFLPLNLTSICLGGPSSFFLAWLANFKLLLFAYGKGPLSTTPPICISHFIPLACLPIKFRKVENKIKSGPSTSAPKGQKSPLNYAIKALILATSLHVFHNKQYIHPKIILFLYSIYMYTGLELVMALVASLAQAFLGVDFEPQFDEPYLATSLQDFWGRRWNIMVSRILHPTVYDPVRSISRRVIGNRWAPLPAVLASFFVSAVMHELIFYYIGRTKPTWELTCFFLLHGVCLAVEIMLKQAFAGKWRLPAAVSGPLAMMFVGVTGLWLFLPSLLVRCEADVMAYREYLAFTEFMKNVSNFVKANSVLNQ; translated from the coding sequence tctctctctctctctctctctctctctctctctcaaatatCTCTCACCACCACAAACACAATTAAGAAATCAAATTTAAGCaagcaaagaaaaatggaaggaGAAATACCCAATTTCATCATGGTATGGATCTTAGCTGTGGCTTCACTGTCCTACTGTCACACCATAGGTAAGCTCACTTCTCCTGGTTTAACCAGGCTCCTTGCCATACTTCCAGTcatatctttcttcttcttccttcctctcAATCTCACCTCCATTTGCCTTGGAGGCccttcctctttctttcttgcctGGCTTGCCAACTTCAAGCTCCTACTCTTTGCCTATGGCAAAGGCCCTCTCTCCACCACCCCACCCATCTGCATCTCCCATTTCATCCCCTTGGCTTGCCTTCCAATCAAATTCCGAAAAGTtgagaacaaaataaaatcaggCCCTTCAACATCTGCCCCAAAAGGCCAGAAATCTCCTCTTAACTATGCGATCAAAGCTTTGATCCTTGCCACATCTCTACACGTTTTCCACAACAAACAATATATCCACCCAAAAATCATACTCTTCCTCTACTCAATCTACATGTACACTGGCCTTGAACTTGTCATGGCATTAGTTGCGTCCTTGGCTCAAGCCTTCCTCGGTGTGGATTTCGAGCCGCAGTTCGACGAGCCTTACCTGGCCACGTCACTCCAGGACTTCTGGGGACGAAGGTGGAACATCATGGTCAGTAGAATCCTGCACCCTACCGTATACGACCCCGTCCGGAGCATCTCCAGACGCGTGATCGGGAACAGATGGGCTCCGCTGCCAGCTGTGCTCGCGTCCTTTTTCGTGTCGGCGGTGATGCATGAGCTGATCTTCTATTACATTGGACGAACGAAGCCCACGTGGGAGCTCACGTGCTTCTTTCTACTCCACGGGGTGTGTTTGGCCGTTGAGATTATGCTCAAGCAGGCGTTTGCGGGTAAATGGCGGTTGCCTGCCGCTGTGTCGGGGCCATTAGCAATGATGTTTGTGGGGGTGACGGGGCTGTGGCTGTTTTTGCCGTCTCTGTTGGTGCGGTGTGAAGCGGACGTGATGGCATACAGAGAGTATCTGGCTTTCACGGagtttatgaaaaatgttAGCAACTTTGTTAAAGCCAATTCTGTCTTAAATCAGTAG
- the LOC18778701 gene encoding U4/U6.U5 tri-snRNP-associated protein 2: protein MNYKREHEDDARVNAEGFESDPKRQKRNGHSSPSSSPPPPASEGSLLPGFNYGDEDDEDNQRRPPVDGYRGDGGDNQRDIKSGVEVEEEEEDDDDDDLEQGLYRRSREIEVRRDCPYLDAVNRQVLDFDFEKFCSLSLSNLNVYACLVCGKYYQGRGKKSHAYTHSLEAGHHVYINLRTEKVYCLPDGYEISDPSLDDIRHVLNPRFTEEQVEQIDKNKQWSRALDGSDYLPGMVGLNNIKETDFVNVTIQSLMRVTPLRNFFLIPKNYQHCKSPLVHRFGELTRKIWHARNFKGQVSPHEFLQAVMKASKKRFRIGAQSDPVEFMSWLLNTLHADLRTSKKDSSIIYECFQGELEVVKEIPKKGIEKKENGDDQNTDVVTENNGIVKERYKMPFLMLGLDLPPPPLFKDVMEKNIIPQVPLFNILKKFDGETVTEVVRPRIARMRYRVTRLPQYLILHMQRFTKNNFFVEKNPTLVNFPVKNLELKDYIPLSTPKENERLRSKYDLIANIVHDGKPGEGSYRVFVQRKSEELWYEMQDLHVSETLPQMVALSETYMQIYEQQQ from the exons ATGAACTATAAGAGGGAACATGAAGATGATGCTAGAGTGAACGCGGAAGGGTTTGAATCTGACCCAAAGAGGCAAAAACGGAATGGGCATTCATCTCCTTCCtcttcaccacctccacctGCCTCTGAAGGCTCCCTTCTTCCTGGTTTTAATTACGGCGATGAGGATGACGAGGACAACCAGAGAAGGCCACCTGTTGATGGCTATAGAGGGGATGGTGGCGATAATCAAAGGGATATAAAAAGTGGGgttgaagttgaagaagaagaagaagatgatgatgatgatgatcttgAACAAGGACTTTACAGGCGGAGCCGTGAAATTGAGGTTAGGAGGGATTGTCCTTATCTTGACGCTGTTAATCGCCAG gttttggattttgattttgagaaGTTTtgttctctgtctctgtcAAATTTGAATGTGTATGCATGTTTAGTTTGTGGGAAGTATTACCAAGGAAGAGGGAAGAAGTCCCATGCATATACACATAGCCTTGAAGCTGGACACCATGTTTATATCAATCTTCGAACGGAGAAAGTATATTGCCTTCCGGATGGATATGAAATCAGTGACCCGTCATTGGATGACATTAGACATGTCCTGAACCCAAG GTTTACTGAGGAACAAGTGGAGCAGATTGACAAAAACAAGCAATGGTCTAGGGCACTTGATGGTTCTGATTACCTTCCTGGAATG GTGGGGCTCAATAACATTAAGGAGACTGATTTTGTCAATGTCACAATTCAATCTTTAATGAGAGTCACTCCACTAAGAAACTTCTTCCTCATCCCTAAGAATTATCAACATTGCAAGTCTCCGCTTGTTCATCGATTTGGGGAGCTCACGAGAAAGATATGGCATGCACGGAACTTCAAAGGACAG GTGAGCCCACATGAGTTCCTGCAGGCAGTGATGAAAGCCAGTAAGAAACGGTTTCGAATAGGAGCGCAATCTGACCCAGTTGAATTCATGTCATGGCTGCTTAATACACTGCATGCAGATCTTAGAACTTCGAAGAAAGATAGCAGCATCATCTATGAGTGCTTTCag GGGGAACTGGAGGTTGTGAAGGAGATTCCTAAGAAAGGTattgagaagaaagaaaatggtgATGACCAGAATACAGATGTTGTGACTGAAAATAATGGCATTGTCAAGGAAAGGTACAAAATGCCTTTCTTAATGCTTGGATTGGATTTGCCCCCACCACCTCTTTTCAAAGATGTTATGGAAAAAAATATCATTCCCCAG GTTCCACTGTTCAatattttgaagaaatttgatggGGAGACTGTGACTGAAGTGGTCCGACCTCGCATAGCAAGGATGAGGTATCGAGTCACCCGATTACCGCAGTATCTTATTCTCCACATGCAGCGATTTACCAAGAACAACTTCTTTGTGGAAAAGAATCCGACTTTAG TCAACTTTCCTGTGAAGAACCTTGAATTGAAAGACTACATCCCCTTGTCAACCCCCAAAGAGAATGAGAGATTGCGTTCAAAGTATGATTTGATCGCCAACATTGTTCATGATGGCAAACCTGGTGAAGGTTCATACAGGGTATTTGTGCAGAGAAAGTCAGAAGAATTATG GTATGAGATGCAGGATCTTCATGTTTCAGAGACACTTCCCCAGATGGTTGCCCTTTCTGAGACTTATATGCAGATATacgagcagcagcagtaa
- the LOC18781301 gene encoding acyl-CoA--sterol O-acyltransferase 1 — protein sequence VHPSQTQNLSQTSLTTTNTKKKSNLSKQRKMEGEIPNFIMVWILAVASLSYCHTIGKLTSPGLTRLLAILPVIFFFFFLPLNLTTIFLGGPSSFFLAWLANFKLLLFAYGKGPLSTTSPICIYHFIPLACLPIKFRKVENKIKSGSSASAPKGQKSPFNYAIKALIFVTSLHVFHNKQYIHPKIILFLYSIYMYTGLELVLALVASLAQAFLGVDFEPQFDEPYLATSLQDFWGRRWNIMVSRILHPTVYDPVRSISSRVIGNRWAPLPAVMASFFVSAVMHELIFYYIGRTKPTWELTCFFLLHGVCLAVEIMLKQAFDGKWRLPAAVSGPLAMTFVVVTGLWLFLPSLLVRCEADVMAYREYVAFTEFIENVSNFVKPNSLLIKRSW from the coding sequence gtacatccatctcaaactcaaaacCTCTCACAAACGTCTCTCACCaccacaaacacaaaaaagaaatcaaatttaagcaagcaaagaaaaatggaaggaGAAATACCCAACTTCATCATGGTATGGATCTTAGCTGTGGCTTCACTCTCCTACTGTCACACCATAGGTAAGCTCACTTCTCCTGGTTTAACCAGGCTCCTTGCCATACTTCCagtcatatttttcttcttcttccttcctctcAATCTCACCACCATTTTCCTTGGAGGCccttcctctttctttcttgcttgGCTTGCCAACTTCAAGCTCCTACTCTTTGCCTATGGCAAAGGCCCTCTCTCCACCACCTCACCCATCTGCATCTACCATTTCATCCCCTTGGCTTGCCTTCCAATCAAATTCCGAAAAGTtgagaacaaaataaaatcaggGTCTTCAGCATCTGCCCCAAAAGGCCAGAAATCACCTTTTAACTATGCGATCAAAGCTCTAATCTTTGTCACATCTCTACACGTTTTCCACAACAAACAATATATCCACCCAAAAATCATACTCTTCCTCTACTCAATCTACATGTACACTGGCCTTGAACTTGTCCTGGCATTGGTTGCTTCCTTGGCTCAAGCCTTCCTCGGTGTCGATTTCGAGCCGCAGTTCGACGAGCCTTATCTGGCCACGTCACTCCAGGACTTCTGGGGACGAAGGTGGAACATCATGGTCAGTAGAATCCTGCACCCTACCGTATACGACCCCGTCCGGAGCATCTCCAGCCGCGTGATCGGGAACAGGTGGGCCCCGCTTCCAGCTGTGATGGCTTCCTTTTTCGTGTCGGCAGTGATGCATGAGCTGATCTTCTATTACATTGGACGAACGAAGCCCACGTGGGAGCTCACGTGCTTCTTTCTCCTCCACGGGGTGTGTTTGGCCGTTGAGATTATGCTCAAGCAGGCGTTTGACGGTAAATGGAGGTTGCCTGCTGCCGTGTCAGGGCCGTTAGCAATGACGTTTGTGGTGGTGACGGGGCTGTGGCTGTTTTTGCCGTCTCTGTTGGTGCGGTGTGAAGCGGACGTGATGGCATACagagaatatgtggctttcACCGAGTTTATTGAAAATGTTAGCAACTTTGttaaacccaattctctcttAATTAAGCGTAGTTGGTAA